One window of the Nitrospira sp. genome contains the following:
- a CDS encoding thiazole biosynthesis protein — protein MAKPKPAPLRERDITRQIAREYYKEFDQLIESDVIIVGAGPSGLICAHDLAAMGFRTLLIEQSLALGGGFWSGGYLMNKATICEPANEILEEIGVPCKKITECAGMYMVDPPHATGALITAAYQAGARIMNLTRVVDLILRQDASLEGVVVNNTTAEMAGHDRIHVDPIALESTIVVDATGHDAVLVELLHKRNLYKTVPGNGAMWVSRSEEEVMDRTGEVYPNCFVIGLAVAAVYGTPRMGPAFGSMLLSGRYGAELIKKKLKNE, from the coding sequence ATGGCCAAGCCAAAACCCGCTCCATTACGAGAGCGAGACATTACCCGGCAAATTGCCCGGGAATACTACAAAGAATTCGATCAACTGATCGAGAGTGACGTCATCATTGTGGGCGCCGGACCATCAGGGCTGATTTGCGCGCACGACTTGGCTGCGATGGGGTTTCGTACCCTTCTCATCGAACAAAGTCTGGCACTTGGAGGCGGATTCTGGTCCGGTGGGTACCTCATGAACAAGGCCACGATTTGTGAGCCTGCGAATGAGATTCTCGAAGAAATCGGCGTGCCGTGCAAGAAAATCACCGAGTGTGCGGGCATGTACATGGTTGATCCACCCCATGCCACCGGTGCGCTCATTACTGCCGCCTACCAGGCTGGAGCCAGGATCATGAACCTTACGCGAGTGGTGGACTTGATCCTTCGACAGGATGCCTCCTTGGAAGGTGTTGTAGTGAATAACACGACCGCCGAGATGGCTGGGCATGACAGGATCCATGTCGACCCCATCGCCCTTGAGAGTACAATCGTCGTGGATGCCACCGGCCACGATGCCGTCCTGGTTGAGCTCCTGCATAAACGGAACTTGTACAAGACGGTACCAGGCAATGGGGCCATGTGGGTCTCGCGCTCTGAGGAAGAGGTGATGGATCGCACCGGAGAGGTCTATCCGAATTGCTTTGTCATCGGATTGGCCGTTGCAGCCGTCTATGGCACACCACGAATGGGGCCAGCCTTCGGCTCGATGTTGCTGTCAGGCCGGTATGGGGCAGAGTTGATTAAGAAAAAACTGAAGAACGAATAG
- the nadA gene encoding quinolinate synthase NadA — protein sequence MTATATLPKPITEYQALSADELFRRTVSAKRVLGERVMILGHNYQRDEVIQHADFRGDSLLLAKLAAERSERPYIVFCGVHFMAETADILSRSQQTVILPDMAAGCSMADMAAIEQVDQCWEALDRVVPADETVMPAVYVNSAAVLKAFCGEHGGITCTSSNAKAVIEWCWARREKILFFPDEHLGRNTANKMGIPREQMIVWDPYQPNGGNSKEAIRRAKLILWKGHCSVHQMFQPVHVDHFRKQYPDGKVIVHPECHEDVVNKADLIGSTEFIIRTVTAAPAGTTWAIGTELNLVNRLKHELGDKKVFFLSSTVCQCATMFRIDAAHLCWAMENLANGHVVNRIVVPEDDKHWAKVALDRMMAVS from the coding sequence GTGACAGCTACCGCGACATTACCAAAGCCCATCACCGAGTACCAGGCGTTGTCGGCAGACGAGTTGTTTCGCCGAACGGTCTCAGCGAAACGAGTCCTTGGTGAGCGGGTCATGATACTCGGCCATAACTACCAGCGTGATGAAGTCATTCAACATGCCGACTTTCGCGGAGATTCGCTGTTGTTGGCCAAGCTCGCCGCGGAGCGTTCCGAACGACCCTACATTGTGTTTTGCGGTGTGCACTTCATGGCTGAGACAGCGGATATCCTCAGCCGTTCCCAGCAGACGGTGATCCTGCCCGATATGGCTGCGGGTTGTTCCATGGCCGATATGGCTGCGATTGAGCAAGTCGATCAATGTTGGGAAGCGTTGGACCGTGTGGTCCCTGCTGATGAGACCGTGATGCCTGCGGTGTATGTGAATTCAGCGGCAGTGCTCAAAGCGTTTTGTGGTGAGCATGGGGGTATTACGTGCACGTCATCTAATGCCAAAGCCGTGATCGAGTGGTGTTGGGCTAGACGAGAAAAGATCCTGTTCTTTCCCGATGAGCATTTGGGCCGTAATACGGCGAACAAGATGGGGATTCCCCGTGAACAGATGATTGTCTGGGACCCCTATCAACCCAACGGTGGGAATAGTAAGGAGGCTATTCGGCGGGCCAAGCTGATCCTCTGGAAAGGTCATTGCAGTGTTCACCAAATGTTTCAGCCGGTGCACGTAGATCATTTCCGCAAGCAGTATCCGGATGGCAAGGTCATCGTGCATCCGGAATGCCATGAGGATGTGGTGAACAAGGCTGACCTGATCGGCTCAACCGAGTTCATTATTCGGACCGTCACGGCTGCACCGGCCGGGACGACCTGGGCCATCGGCACCGAATTGAATCTCGTCAATCGTTTGAAGCACGAGTTGGGAGACAAGAAGGTGTTCTTCCTCTCCTCCACGGTTTGTCAGTGCGCGACGATGTTTCGAATCGATGCGGCCCATCTCTGCTGGGCGATGGAGAATCTGGCTAACGGGCATGTCGTCAATCGGATTGTGGTACCCGAGGATGACAAGCACTGGGCGAAGGTCGCACTTGACCGCATGATGGCCGTCAGCTAG
- the thiC gene encoding phosphomethylpyrimidine synthase ThiC encodes MSIHTHIQGAANGNGAGIPSSPLSTTPFPASQKIHVPGAQPGVHVPMREISLTPTKGINGTSSQNTAVIVYDTSGPYTDPAVTIDVRKGLAPLRRPWVLNRQDVEELPTVTSAYGRLRANDPKLAELRFQHIRKPLRAQPGRNVTQLHYARKGIITPEMEFIAIRENQSRERSAQLGEQNGHHGGVKQHPGFAWGASIPRTITPEFVRDEVARGRAIIPSNINHPESEPMIIGRNFLVKINSNIGNSAVASSIEEEVEKMIWSTRWGADTVMDLSTGKNIHETREWIIRNSPVPIGTVPIYQALEKVNGKAEDLTWEIFRDTLIEQAEQGVDYFTIHAGVRLAYVPMTATRMTGIVSRGGSIHAKWCLAHHQENFAYTHFEEICEIMKAYDVAFSLGDGLRPGSIADANDEAQFAELETLGELTKIAWHHDVQVMIEGPGHVPMHMIQANMEKQLEACHEAPFYTLGPLTTDIAPGYDHITSGIGAAMIGWYGCAMLCYVTPKEHLGLPTREDVKTGVITYKIAAHAADLAKGHPGAQARDNALSKARFEFRWEDQFHLSLDPETAQQFHDETLPDNAAKVSHFCSMCGPHFCSMKITQDVRDYAAQLKVDAHQAIQIGMKEKSEEFKKTGSEIYR; translated from the coding sequence ATGAGCATCCACACACATATACAAGGAGCGGCGAATGGAAACGGTGCTGGAATCCCATCCTCTCCCCTCTCCACCACCCCTTTCCCTGCGTCACAGAAAATCCATGTCCCCGGGGCTCAGCCAGGGGTCCACGTCCCAATGCGAGAAATCAGTCTGACTCCTACAAAGGGGATTAACGGGACCAGCTCTCAGAACACGGCTGTGATCGTGTACGATACCTCAGGTCCTTACACCGATCCCGCTGTGACGATCGATGTCCGCAAGGGCCTCGCTCCGTTGCGACGACCCTGGGTACTCAATCGACAGGACGTTGAAGAGCTCCCAACGGTGACGTCGGCATACGGCCGTTTGCGGGCGAACGATCCGAAGTTGGCTGAACTTCGGTTTCAACACATCCGCAAACCGCTACGAGCACAACCGGGGAGAAACGTAACCCAGCTGCATTATGCGCGAAAGGGCATCATCACCCCGGAAATGGAATTTATCGCGATCCGTGAAAATCAATCCCGGGAACGGTCTGCACAGCTCGGCGAACAGAATGGACATCATGGTGGCGTGAAGCAGCATCCTGGATTCGCGTGGGGCGCCAGTATTCCTCGGACCATCACACCGGAGTTCGTTCGCGATGAGGTCGCACGTGGTCGAGCCATCATCCCCTCGAACATCAACCATCCGGAGAGCGAGCCGATGATCATCGGCCGGAACTTTCTGGTCAAGATCAATTCCAACATCGGCAATTCCGCCGTCGCCTCTTCGATCGAAGAAGAAGTCGAAAAGATGATCTGGTCCACCCGCTGGGGAGCCGATACGGTCATGGACTTGTCGACCGGCAAAAACATCCATGAAACCCGCGAATGGATCATCCGCAACTCCCCGGTCCCGATCGGCACCGTGCCGATCTATCAGGCGCTTGAAAAGGTCAACGGCAAGGCAGAAGACCTGACCTGGGAGATTTTCCGCGATACCCTGATCGAACAGGCTGAGCAGGGCGTCGATTATTTCACGATTCACGCCGGCGTCCGCCTCGCCTATGTGCCGATGACCGCCACACGCATGACTGGAATTGTGTCACGCGGCGGCTCCATCCATGCGAAATGGTGTCTGGCTCACCATCAAGAAAACTTTGCCTACACGCACTTTGAGGAAATCTGTGAAATCATGAAAGCGTACGACGTCGCCTTTAGCCTTGGCGACGGACTCCGACCTGGGTCCATCGCGGATGCCAACGACGAGGCCCAGTTTGCCGAGCTGGAGACCTTGGGTGAACTGACGAAGATCGCCTGGCACCATGATGTCCAGGTCATGATCGAAGGGCCAGGTCATGTTCCGATGCACATGATCCAGGCAAATATGGAAAAGCAACTCGAGGCCTGCCATGAAGCCCCTTTCTACACCCTAGGCCCCCTCACGACCGATATTGCCCCCGGTTATGATCACATTACGTCCGGCATCGGGGCCGCCATGATCGGGTGGTACGGGTGCGCCATGCTATGCTACGTCACGCCCAAAGAGCATTTGGGCTTGCCGACTCGCGAAGACGTGAAAACCGGCGTCATCACCTACAAAATTGCCGCCCATGCCGCCGACCTCGCCAAGGGCCATCCCGGTGCCCAAGCACGAGATAACGCCCTGTCGAAGGCCCGATTCGAATTCCGCTGGGAAGACCAATTTCATCTGTCTCTCGATCCGGAAACCGCGCAACAGTTCCACGACGAAACACTTCCGGACAACGCCGCCAAGGTTTCGCATTTCTGCTCTATGTGCGGGCCTCACTTCTGCTCCATGAAGATCACGCAAGATGTCCGTGATTATGCCGCGCAGCTCAAGGTCGATGCGCACCAAGCGATTCAGATCGGCATGAAAGAAAAATCCGAAGAGTTCAAAAAAACCGGTTCTGAAATTTATCGCTAG